One segment of Panicum virgatum strain AP13 chromosome 3K, P.virgatum_v5, whole genome shotgun sequence DNA contains the following:
- the LOC120697177 gene encoding 50S ribosomal protein L27-like, which produces MAFSSVFRRVNVKELISNASVYASATESSGGMSLVFRRWATKKTAGSTKNGRDSNPKYLGVKKFGGEKVEPGNIIVRQRGTRFHPGNYVGIGKDHTLFCLKEGHVRFERNKLTGRKWVHVDPVAGHVLHPVYASGSTTAVDLDAQL; this is translated from the exons ATGGCTTTCTCATCGGTTTTCAGGAGAGTGAATGTCAAAGAACTGATCTCGAATGCTTCGGTGTATGCTAGCGCAACAG AATCTTCTGGAGGAATGAGCTTGGTGTTTAGACGCTGGGCCACCAAGAAGACTGCTGGATCGACAAAAAATGGCCGTGACTCCAATCCCAAGTACCTGGGTGTCAAGAAGTTCGGTGGAGAG AAAGTAGAACCGGGAAACATTATTGTTCGCCAAAGAGGAACGCGCTTCCACCCTGGGAACTATGTTGGCATTGGCAAGGATCACACTCTCTTCTGCCTGAAGGAAGGCCATGTTCGGTTCGAGCGCAACAAACTGACCGGCAGGAAATGGGTTCATGTTGACCCTGTGGCTGGTCATGTGCTCCACCCTGTCTATGCCAGTGGCTCGACTACTGCAGTTGACCTGGATGCACAGTTGTAG